One window of the Pseudomonas sihuiensis genome contains the following:
- a CDS encoding DUF1145 domain-containing protein — protein sequence MMGKALALAFWLVFAAALAKRFGAPFEQLVYLLAGFLALLHGVQLWLFSGLLSGRASPWLDRVQVLLFGIFHLYPLKAEQGAESAAAAALEEAAHA from the coding sequence ATGATGGGCAAGGCGCTGGCCTTGGCTTTCTGGCTGGTATTTGCGGCGGCGCTGGCCAAGCGTTTTGGCGCGCCGTTCGAACAGCTCGTCTATCTGCTCGCGGGCTTTCTTGCGCTGCTGCATGGGGTACAGCTGTGGCTGTTCTCGGGGCTCCTGTCCGGTCGCGCTAGCCCCTGGCTGGATCGTGTACAGGTCCTGCTGTTCGGCATTTTTCACCTCTATCCGCTGAAGGCCGAGCAAGGGGCCGAAAGCGCTGCTGCAGCTGCGCTCGAGGAGGCGGCTCATGCGTAG
- the dinG gene encoding ATP-dependent DNA helicase DinG, with amino-acid sequence MLSTELKSQIQGAYSRFLEAKSLKPRYGQRLMIAEIAKVLGTIKTDDEGKRLGDPAVVAVEAGTGTGKTVAYSLATIPTAKAAGKRLVIATATVALQEQIVHKDLPDLLRNSGLNFSFALAKGRGRYLCLSKLDHLLQDGAAQSATAQLFEEEGFRIDVDEQGQKLFTAMIEKLAGNKWDGDRDSWPEELEDVRWAQLTTDHSQCTNRHCPNFQQCAFYKAREGMGKVDVIVTNHDMVLADLALGGGAVLPDPRETIYVFDEGHHLPDKAIGHFAHFTRLRSTADWLTQIDKNLTKLLAQNPLPGDLGRLIEQVPELARELKTQQQFMFAACEQIADFKAGEDMEGRERPRHRFVGGVVPEHLTELGLELKKGFSKLNDLFTGVTELLKEAMDGEGAVGIASHQAEEWYPLFGSLMARAKGNWELWLAFTAEDPEESPPMARWLTLAESGALFDIEVNASPILAAETLRRNLWNVAHGCLVTSATLTALGTFDRYRMRAGLPKAAVAAIVPSPFHHADAGLLRVPDLKADPREAAAHTAAITRELPGLVAGSRGTLVLFSSRKQMQDVFDGLDRDWRKRVFIQGNLSKQETLNKHKARVDSGEESVLFGLASFAEGVDLPGAYCEHVVIAKIPFAVPDDPVEAALAEWIEARGGNPFMEIAVPDASLRLVQACGRLLRTEADRGTITLLDRRVVTQRYGKAILNALPPFRRQID; translated from the coding sequence ATGCTCAGTACCGAACTCAAGTCCCAGATCCAGGGCGCCTATTCGCGCTTTCTCGAGGCCAAGTCGCTCAAGCCGCGCTATGGCCAGCGCTTGATGATCGCCGAGATCGCCAAGGTGCTCGGCACCATCAAGACCGATGACGAGGGCAAGCGTCTGGGTGATCCTGCCGTGGTGGCGGTCGAGGCGGGCACCGGTACCGGCAAGACGGTGGCCTACAGCCTGGCCACCATCCCCACCGCCAAGGCCGCTGGCAAGCGCCTGGTGATCGCCACCGCCACCGTGGCCCTGCAGGAACAGATCGTGCACAAGGATCTGCCTGATCTGTTGCGCAACAGCGGCCTGAACTTCAGCTTCGCCCTGGCCAAGGGGCGTGGCCGCTACCTGTGCCTGTCCAAGCTCGACCACCTGCTGCAGGACGGCGCCGCGCAGAGCGCTACCGCGCAGTTGTTCGAGGAAGAAGGCTTTCGCATCGACGTCGACGAGCAGGGTCAGAAGCTGTTCACCGCGATGATCGAGAAGCTCGCCGGCAACAAATGGGATGGCGACCGCGACAGCTGGCCGGAGGAGCTGGAGGACGTTCGCTGGGCGCAACTGACCACCGACCACAGCCAGTGCACCAACCGTCATTGCCCGAATTTCCAGCAGTGCGCTTTCTATAAGGCGCGCGAGGGCATGGGCAAGGTCGACGTGATCGTCACCAACCACGACATGGTGCTGGCCGATCTGGCGCTTGGCGGCGGCGCGGTACTGCCCGACCCGCGCGAAACCATCTATGTGTTCGATGAGGGCCACCACCTGCCGGACAAGGCCATCGGCCACTTCGCCCACTTTACTCGCCTGCGCTCGACTGCCGACTGGCTTACGCAGATCGACAAGAATCTGACCAAGCTGCTGGCGCAGAACCCGTTGCCGGGCGATCTCGGCCGTCTGATTGAACAGGTGCCGGAGCTGGCCCGCGAGCTGAAGACTCAGCAGCAGTTCATGTTCGCTGCCTGCGAGCAGATCGCCGACTTCAAGGCCGGCGAGGACATGGAAGGACGCGAGCGCCCGCGTCATCGCTTCGTCGGCGGCGTGGTGCCGGAGCATCTGACCGAGTTGGGGCTGGAACTGAAGAAGGGCTTCTCCAAGCTCAATGACCTGTTCACCGGCGTTACCGAGCTGCTCAAGGAGGCCATGGACGGCGAGGGCGCCGTGGGCATCGCCAGCCACCAGGCCGAGGAGTGGTATCCGCTGTTCGGCAGCCTGATGGCGCGCGCCAAGGGCAACTGGGAATTGTGGCTGGCCTTCACCGCTGAAGACCCCGAGGAAAGCCCACCCATGGCGCGCTGGCTGACCCTGGCCGAGAGCGGTGCGCTGTTCGATATCGAGGTCAACGCCAGCCCGATCCTCGCCGCCGAGACCTTGCGCCGCAACCTGTGGAACGTTGCCCATGGCTGCTTGGTGACGTCTGCGACCCTGACCGCGCTGGGCACCTTCGACCGCTATCGCATGCGTGCCGGCCTGCCCAAGGCGGCGGTCGCGGCGATAGTGCCAAGCCCCTTCCATCATGCCGATGCCGGCCTGCTGCGTGTGCCCGATCTCAAGGCCGACCCGCGTGAGGCTGCTGCGCATACGGCGGCTATCACCCGCGAGCTGCCGGGCCTGGTGGCAGGCAGTCGCGGGACGCTGGTGTTGTTCTCCTCGCGCAAGCAGATGCAGGACGTGTTCGACGGCCTGGATCGCGACTGGCGCAAACGCGTGTTCATTCAGGGCAACCTGTCCAAGCAGGAGACCCTGAACAAGCACAAGGCGCGTGTCGATTCAGGCGAGGAAAGCGTGCTGTTCGGCCTGGCCAGTTTCGCCGAGGGCGTCGACCTTCCTGGCGCCTACTGCGAGCATGTGGTGATCGCCAAGATTCCCTTCGCCGTGCCGGATGACCCGGTTGAGGCGGCGCTGGCCGAGTGGATCGAGGCGCGTGGCGGCAATCCCTTCATGGAAATCGCCGTGCCGGACGCCTCGCTGCGTCTGGTGCAGGCCTGCGGTCGCCTGCTGCGTACCGAGGCTGATCGCGGCACTATCACCCTGCTGGATCGGCGTGTGGTTACCCAGCGCTACGGCAAGGCCATTCTCAATGCCTTGCCGCCGTTTCGTCGGCAGATCGACTGA
- a CDS encoding YchJ family protein: protein MNPLDPNCPCGSGNSLSQCCGHYHAGTHAPSAELLMRSRYSAYVLGLVDYLVATTLPVQQQALDRDAMAAWSAQSTWLGLEVEGSEVFGGKPEHAQVSFVARWHDDNGEHRHRECSAFVQVDGRWFFLDPTVPLKAGRNDPCPCQGGQKFKKCCAPYLNA, encoded by the coding sequence ATGAACCCACTCGATCCCAATTGCCCTTGTGGCAGCGGTAATTCGCTGAGCCAGTGTTGTGGTCACTATCATGCGGGCACCCACGCGCCCAGCGCGGAGCTGCTGATGCGCTCGCGCTACAGCGCCTATGTACTGGGCCTGGTGGACTATCTGGTGGCCACCACCCTGCCCGTCCAGCAGCAGGCGCTCGACCGCGACGCGATGGCTGCCTGGAGCGCCCAAAGCACCTGGCTCGGCCTGGAAGTCGAAGGCAGCGAGGTGTTCGGCGGCAAGCCAGAACACGCCCAGGTCAGCTTCGTCGCACGCTGGCACGATGACAACGGCGAACATCGTCACCGCGAATGCTCCGCTTTCGTTCAGGTGGACGGACGCTGGTTCTTCCTCGACCCGACGGTGCCACTGAAGGCCGGACGCAATGATCCTTGCCCCTGCCAGGGCGGGCAGAAGTTCAAGAAATGCTGTGCGCCCTACCTGAATGCCTGA
- a CDS encoding Na+/H+ antiporter subunit E encodes MLFAIHLLASAGLSWSLGAGHLGGGLLAFALLYLIARLLGLAVQRLGRYARSLEHGVSFCLWFIAQVFLATYHVAILVLARRVDVEPAVLAYPVSRREVDKVTLLGTLLTLTPGTLALDYDEEQGLLYIHALDARRREDVTETLIELERRLLAWLDAGKAEGVTP; translated from the coding sequence ATGCTGTTTGCCATCCATTTGCTGGCCAGCGCTGGCCTGTCATGGAGCCTCGGCGCCGGCCATCTGGGCGGTGGCCTGCTGGCCTTCGCCCTGTTGTACCTGATCGCTCGCCTGCTGGGGCTGGCCGTCCAGCGCCTTGGTCGTTATGCACGCAGCCTGGAACATGGCGTCAGTTTCTGCCTGTGGTTCATCGCCCAGGTATTTCTCGCGACCTACCACGTCGCCATTCTGGTGCTGGCGCGCCGGGTCGACGTGGAACCAGCAGTGCTTGCCTACCCGGTGAGCCGCCGCGAAGTGGACAAGGTCACCCTGCTCGGTACCCTGCTGACCCTGACCCCCGGCACCCTGGCCCTGGATTATGACGAGGAGCAAGGCCTGCTCTATATCCACGCACTCGATGCACGTCGCCGTGAGGACGTGACCGAAACCCTCATCGAGCTGGAGCGCCGCCTGTTGGCCTGGCTCGATGCCGGCAAAGCCGAAGGAGTAACGCCATGA
- a CDS encoding CopD family protein — protein sequence MTPYAPLYALHLLAAVVWVGGMFFAWMILRPAAVDILEPPARLRLWLSVFKRFFVWVWIAVAVLPLTGVGMLHMSYSGFDAAPRYVHVMMGLYLVMLALFLRIQALQLPQLRRAVESENWPAGGEALGRIRKVVGSNLLIGLALMTLAAMRPMF from the coding sequence ATGACACCTTACGCACCACTCTATGCGCTACACCTGCTGGCCGCCGTCGTATGGGTCGGCGGGATGTTCTTCGCCTGGATGATCCTGCGCCCGGCGGCGGTGGACATACTGGAGCCGCCAGCACGCCTGCGCCTGTGGCTGAGTGTGTTCAAACGCTTCTTCGTCTGGGTCTGGATAGCGGTAGCAGTCCTGCCCTTGACTGGAGTCGGCATGCTGCACATGAGCTACAGCGGTTTCGACGCCGCGCCGCGCTACGTGCACGTCATGATGGGTCTGTATCTGGTGATGCTCGCCCTGTTCCTGCGCATTCAGGCGCTGCAGCTGCCGCAGCTGCGGCGCGCCGTGGAGAGCGAGAACTGGCCTGCAGGCGGCGAGGCGCTGGGGCGGATTCGCAAAGTGGTCGGCAGCAACCTGCTGATCGGCCTGGCACTGATGACGCTGGCGGCCATGCGTCCGATGTTCTGA
- a CDS encoding Na+/H+ antiporter subunit C, with product MEWLAAITTGGLAGLGLWMLLDRNLKRVVLGVVVLGNAINLGVLTAGRFFGERPAFVEAGNAVSTANPLPQALVLTAIVIGFSLFIFALALLKRTRELHGDKTTDSVSSITEQPAPDWHDSEHEHDAHGAEARR from the coding sequence ATGGAATGGCTAGCCGCAATCACTACCGGAGGCCTGGCGGGTCTGGGCCTGTGGATGCTCCTGGATCGCAACCTCAAGCGCGTCGTATTGGGCGTGGTGGTCCTGGGTAATGCAATCAACCTGGGGGTGCTGACCGCCGGGCGCTTCTTCGGCGAACGCCCGGCCTTTGTCGAGGCTGGCAACGCAGTCAGCACCGCCAACCCGTTGCCGCAGGCGCTGGTGCTGACCGCCATCGTCATCGGTTTCAGCCTGTTCATCTTCGCCCTGGCGCTGCTCAAGCGCACCCGCGAACTGCATGGCGACAAGACCACCGACTCGGTCAGCTCGATCACCGAGCAACCGGCACCGGACTGGCACGACAGCGAGCACGAACACGACGCCCATGGCGCGGAGGCTCGCCGATGA
- a CDS encoding OmpA family protein: MRIKLSRVLPFLLVSSVLSGCATTSSTGDAPLNQGNWPLCSAIGALAGGGLGAIESSTWAAGGAVAGALLGTIICYAQDGDEDGDGVFDRRDRCPGTPAGTAVGHNGCPLPQYPASVATEPAMEQQAQDEIIVLSDLGNVLFAFDSAELTAEARRLLADVSTRLTGASLVAVKVVGHTDSVGSDAYNQGLSERRARSVADFLIAQGVPAGKLSTEGRGESQPVADNGSDAGRAQNRRVELYVSR; this comes from the coding sequence ATGAGAATCAAGCTTTCGAGGGTTTTACCCTTTCTCTTGGTCAGCAGTGTTCTCTCGGGTTGTGCCACGACTTCCAGTACGGGAGACGCGCCGCTCAACCAGGGGAACTGGCCCCTGTGCAGTGCGATTGGAGCCCTGGCCGGTGGCGGCCTCGGCGCAATCGAAAGTTCCACCTGGGCAGCAGGCGGCGCGGTAGCCGGTGCTCTGCTGGGCACCATCATCTGCTATGCGCAGGACGGCGACGAAGATGGCGACGGTGTGTTCGACCGCCGTGATCGCTGCCCCGGCACGCCAGCCGGTACTGCGGTAGGCCATAACGGCTGCCCTTTGCCGCAATACCCCGCCAGTGTTGCGACCGAGCCGGCGATGGAGCAGCAGGCGCAGGATGAGATCATCGTTCTCAGCGACCTGGGAAATGTGCTGTTCGCGTTCGATTCAGCCGAACTGACGGCTGAGGCGCGGCGCCTGCTTGCCGATGTCAGTACCCGTCTGACCGGTGCCAGTCTGGTCGCAGTCAAGGTCGTCGGGCATACCGATAGCGTTGGTTCTGATGCCTACAACCAGGGGTTGTCCGAACGCCGCGCACGCAGTGTTGCCGACTTTCTCATCGCCCAGGGTGTGCCTGCCGGCAAGCTCAGTACAGAAGGCCGTGGTGAGAGCCAACCGGTGGCGGACAACGGCAGTGATGCCGGCCGCGCACAGAACCGCCGCGTAGAGTTGTACGTTTCCCGTTGA
- a CDS encoding monovalent cation/H+ antiporter complex subunit F has protein sequence MTLHLAGAAWVLPLAAAMLVLSGLISLYRLLRGPSRPDRAVAIDALTLLAVAAMALLCLMRGEALFIDVAVLLALVSFLGTAAFAFLFDDAHSQMPEKSEERP, from the coding sequence ATGACCCTGCACCTGGCCGGCGCCGCCTGGGTATTGCCCTTGGCTGCAGCCATGCTCGTACTGAGCGGTTTGATCAGCCTCTATCGCCTGCTGCGCGGCCCGAGCCGCCCGGATCGTGCGGTGGCCATCGACGCCCTCACCCTGCTGGCGGTCGCCGCCATGGCACTGCTGTGTCTGATGCGCGGCGAGGCGCTGTTCATCGACGTCGCGGTGCTGCTGGCACTGGTGTCGTTTCTCGGTACGGCAGCCTTTGCCTTCCTGTTCGACGATGCCCACAGCCAGATGCCGGAAAAAAGCGAGGAACGCCCATGA
- a CDS encoding LEA type 2 family protein, whose product MFSQAQMIRIISLLMFFGLLSGLPGCSTWMTGGFKDPDVQLIKVDVVKARLLEQEFRLRFRIDNPNGVSLPVRGLDYNVHLNGIQLAEGYSNEWFTVPAHGHHTFEVPVRTNLWRHVRQIVKALEKPDVPIRYSLKGEVKTGMLFGRSVHMSRNGEIIPGDFIPE is encoded by the coding sequence ATGTTTTCTCAGGCGCAAATGATAAGAATTATCAGCCTATTGATGTTTTTTGGCCTGCTTTCAGGCCTGCCAGGATGCTCCACCTGGATGACAGGTGGTTTCAAGGACCCGGACGTCCAACTCATCAAAGTTGATGTGGTCAAGGCCAGGCTGCTCGAACAGGAGTTCCGCCTGCGTTTTCGAATCGACAATCCCAACGGCGTCAGCCTGCCGGTGCGCGGGCTGGACTACAACGTCCATCTCAATGGTATCCAGTTGGCCGAGGGCTACTCCAACGAGTGGTTCACCGTGCCCGCCCACGGCCACCACACCTTCGAAGTACCGGTGCGCACCAACCTCTGGCGCCATGTGCGGCAGATCGTCAAGGCACTGGAAAAACCGGACGTACCGATTCGCTATAGCCTCAAGGGTGAGGTAAAAACCGGCATGTTGTTCGGCCGAAGCGT
- a CDS encoding DUF6231 family protein: protein MTASLSTRTPQQAIAALLARYTPEKLLLLGASELPAVSAFHSAHPQCQVTTAPAAPLAPELAAQRFDLAILVDCLEHLPKRDGLQLLGGIRNLNASRVAVLLDLKAGDWQETDFFALAMQASEQFQREGQTLHLFTYDLLDYKQVPDWLNAKFWANPQNFGKYWW, encoded by the coding sequence ATGACCGCCAGCCTTAGTACCCGTACTCCACAGCAAGCCATTGCGGCACTGCTTGCCCGCTATACCCCCGAGAAACTGCTGTTACTCGGCGCAAGCGAACTGCCCGCAGTCAGCGCCTTTCACAGCGCCCACCCGCAGTGTCAGGTCACCACCGCACCTGCTGCTCCCTTGGCGCCGGAACTGGCCGCACAGCGCTTCGACCTGGCAATTCTGGTCGACTGTCTGGAGCACTTACCCAAACGCGATGGACTGCAACTACTGGGTGGCATTCGCAACCTCAACGCCAGCCGGGTCGCCGTGTTGCTCGACCTCAAGGCAGGTGATTGGCAGGAAACCGACTTTTTCGCCCTGGCCATGCAAGCCAGTGAACAGTTCCAGCGCGAGGGACAGACCCTGCATCTGTTCACCTATGATCTACTCGATTACAAGCAAGTTCCCGACTGGTTGAACGCGAAGTTCTGGGCTAATCCACAAAACTTCGGCAAATACTGGTGGTAG
- a CDS encoding proton-conducting transporter transmembrane domain-containing protein — MNHALLVAPILIPLCSLLLAIILRRHLLAVRVLSLSGAALLLAVGLVLVWQAAQGVVLSGQVGNWEAPFGISLVIDRLSAVMIAISALVALVTLLYGVAKDNDSKIGRDFHLFIQGLLTGICGAFITADIFNLYVWFEVLLIASFALMALGGGSRRLAGSMTYVALNLFATLIFLLSAGLVYGASGTLNMGELAVIMRSGEAPPGVTPALLLMLLSFAIKAALFPVFGWLPATYHVALTAVSAMFAGLLTKVGVYALIRLVTLLWPEHGLPHQLLLWVACATMLVGVLGAAAQTEVRRILSFHIVSQVGYMILGLALATPLALAGAVFYLIHHIVVKANLFFIGGLAARICGSERLADMGGLYKRMPWLALLFAIPALSLAGIPPLSGFWAKFLLVKASLDAAAWWAAGIALLTGVFTLLSMNKIWNEAFLKPHPGGEEALQTVTGIRAAWLGMSALALLTVLIGLGAGPLIDYAVAAASQLADPQAYLQPFTGAGGI; from the coding sequence ATGAATCACGCGTTACTCGTTGCACCGATTCTCATCCCCCTGTGCAGCCTGCTGCTGGCGATCATCCTGCGCCGCCACCTGCTGGCCGTGCGTGTGCTCAGCCTAAGCGGCGCCGCCCTGCTGCTGGCCGTCGGCCTGGTGCTGGTCTGGCAGGCCGCGCAAGGCGTGGTGCTCAGCGGTCAGGTGGGCAATTGGGAGGCGCCGTTCGGCATCAGCCTGGTGATCGACCGATTGTCGGCGGTGATGATCGCCATCAGCGCCCTGGTGGCGCTAGTCACCCTGCTCTATGGCGTGGCCAAGGACAATGACAGCAAGATCGGTCGCGACTTTCACCTGTTCATTCAGGGGCTGCTGACCGGTATCTGCGGCGCCTTCATCACCGCCGACATCTTCAACCTGTACGTCTGGTTCGAAGTGCTGCTGATCGCCTCCTTCGCTCTGATGGCGCTTGGCGGTGGCAGCCGCCGGCTGGCCGGCAGCATGACCTACGTGGCCCTGAACCTGTTCGCCACGCTGATCTTCCTGCTCTCTGCCGGCCTGGTCTACGGCGCCAGCGGCACACTGAACATGGGCGAACTGGCGGTGATCATGCGCAGCGGTGAGGCACCGCCTGGCGTAACGCCGGCGCTGCTGCTGATGTTGCTGTCGTTCGCCATCAAGGCCGCGCTGTTCCCGGTATTCGGCTGGCTGCCGGCCACCTATCACGTCGCCCTGACGGCGGTTTCGGCGATGTTCGCAGGACTCCTGACCAAGGTCGGCGTGTACGCGCTGATTCGCCTGGTGACCCTGCTCTGGCCGGAGCATGGCCTGCCGCATCAACTGCTGCTGTGGGTCGCCTGCGCCACCATGCTGGTGGGCGTACTGGGTGCGGCGGCGCAGACCGAGGTGCGCCGTATCCTGTCGTTCCACATCGTCAGCCAGGTTGGCTACATGATCCTCGGCCTCGCCCTGGCCACCCCGCTGGCGCTGGCCGGCGCAGTGTTCTACCTGATCCACCATATCGTGGTGAAAGCCAACCTGTTCTTCATCGGCGGCCTGGCGGCGCGCATCTGTGGCTCCGAGCGGCTGGCCGACATGGGCGGGCTATATAAGCGCATGCCCTGGCTGGCACTGCTGTTCGCCATTCCGGCGCTGTCGCTCGCGGGCATTCCGCCGCTGTCCGGTTTCTGGGCCAAGTTCCTGCTGGTCAAGGCAAGCCTGGATGCCGCTGCCTGGTGGGCGGCGGGCATCGCCCTGCTGACCGGCGTGTTCACCCTGCTGTCGATGAACAAGATCTGGAACGAAGCCTTTCTCAAGCCCCATCCAGGAGGTGAAGAGGCGCTGCAAACGGTTACCGGCATACGCGCGGCCTGGCTGGGCATGAGTGCCCTGGCGCTGCTGACCGTGTTGATCGGCCTGGGCGCCGGCCCGCTGATCGACTATGCCGTGGCGGCCGCCTCGCAGCTCGCCGACCCGCAAGCCTATCTGCAACCCTTCACCGGCGCAGGAGGTATCTGA
- the mnhG gene encoding monovalent cation/H(+) antiporter subunit G, translating to MNEVQAWLASLLVLSGAVISLLGAIGVLRLPDSYSRMHAASKAGVLGAVLLLGAVALASSGELALEAFIGLLILLASAPLAAHAIARAAHRAGIRPTLGRLGDELEQRNRGG from the coding sequence ATGAACGAAGTACAAGCCTGGCTAGCCTCGCTGCTGGTGCTGAGCGGCGCGGTGATCTCTCTGCTCGGTGCGATTGGCGTGCTGCGCCTGCCCGACAGCTACAGCCGCATGCACGCCGCTAGCAAGGCCGGCGTGCTCGGCGCCGTCCTGTTACTTGGCGCAGTGGCTCTGGCCAGCAGTGGCGAGCTGGCCCTGGAGGCCTTTATCGGCCTGCTGATTCTGCTGGCCAGCGCACCGCTGGCCGCTCACGCCATTGCCCGCGCCGCGCACCGCGCCGGCATTCGACCGACGCTGGGGCGGCTGGGTGATGAGCTGGAGCAGCGCAACAGGGGTGGTTAA